A DNA window from Pungitius pungitius chromosome 1, fPunPun2.1, whole genome shotgun sequence contains the following coding sequences:
- the pfkfb1 gene encoding 6-phosphofructo-2-kinase/fructose-2,6-bisphosphatase 1 isoform X2 — MEFPQQEYLRRRRCDSAASVPQFCNSPTMIVMVGLPARGKTYISKKLTRYLNWIGVPTKMFNVGQYRREAVKIYKNFEFFKPDNEEAMKIRKACATAALKDVAAYFSKEQGQVAVFDATNTTRERRAIILSYANERGYKVFFVESICDDPEIIAENIKQVKFGSPDYVDRDVDEALEDFSRRIECYRASYMPIDDEEDRKLSYIKIFDVGSRYLVNRVQDHIQSRIVYYLMNIHVTPRSIYLSRHGESELNLLGRIGGDSGLSPRGQKYANALATFIRGQNIRELKVWTSHMKRTIQTAEALGVQYEQWKALNEIDAGVCEELTYEEIQENFPEEFALRDQDKYRYRYPKGESYEDLVHRLEPVIMELERQENVLVVCHQAIFRCLLAYFLDKPADELPYLRCPLHTALKLTPVAYGCKVESFFLNIEAVNTHRERPLNVDINRNPEEALLTVPEHVI; from the exons ATGGAGTTTCCCCAGCAGGAATATTTGAGGCGCCGCAGGTGTGACAGCGCAG CCTCGGTGCCTCAGTTCTGTAATTCTCCCACGATGATTGTGATGGTGGGGTTGCCAGCCAGAGGAAAGACGTACATCTCCAAGAAGCTCACACGCTACCTAAACTGGATCGGAGTGCCTACCAAAA TGTTTAACGTGGGCCAGTATCGCAGAGAAGCTGTTAAGATCTATAAGAACTTTGAGTTCTTTAAACCTGACAACGAGGAGGCCATGAAGATCCGCAA GGCCTGTGCAACAGCTGCCCTGAAGGACGTCGCTGCCTACTTCTCAAAAGAACAGGGACAAGTAGCC GTATTTGATGCTACCAACACCacgagggagaggagggcaATCATCCTTAGTTATGCAAACGAGAGGGGCTACAAA GTGTTCTTTGTGGAGTCGATCTGCGATGACCCAGAAATCATTGCAGAGAATATTAAG CAAGTAAAGTTCGGGAGTCCAGATTACGTGGATCGTGACGTAGACGAGGCGTTGGAAGATTTCAGCCGGCGCATCGAGTGTTACAGGGCCAGCTACATGCCGAtagacgacgaggaggacag GAAGCTCTCCTACATCAAGATCTTCGACGTAGGCAGCAGATATCTGGTGAACCGGGTCCAGGACCACATTCAAAGCAGGATAGTCTACTACCTCATGAACATCCACGTCACACCGAGGTCCATCTACCTGAGCCGCCACGGAGAGAGCGAACTCAACCTGTTGGGGCGCATCGGTGGAGATTCAGGCCTCTCCCCGAGGGGACAGAAG TATGCCAATGCCTTGGCGACCTTCATCAGAGGTCAGAATATCCGCGAGCTGAAGGTGTGGACGAGCCACATGAAGAGGACCATCCAGACTGCAGAAGCTCTGGGAGTCCAGTACGAACAGTGGAAGGCCCTCAATGAGATAGACGCT ggtgtgtgtgaggaacTGACCTACGAAGAGATCCAGGAGAACTTTCCCGAAGAGTTTGCACTAAGAGACCAGGACAAGTATCGTTATCGTTACCCAAAGGGCGAG TCCTATGAAGACCTTGTCCATCGTCTAGAGCCTGTGATCATGGAGCTGGAGAGGCAGGAAAACGTTCTGGTTGTCTGCCACCAAGCCATCTTTCGCTGCCTGCTGGCCTACTTTCTGGACAAACCAGCAG atGAGCTGCCTTATCTCAGATGCCCTCTTCACACAGCGCTCAAACTCACACCCGTAGCTTACG GATGCAAAGTTGAGTCTTTTTTCCTCAATATCGAAgcggtaaacacacacagagaaaggccACTG
- the pfkfb1 gene encoding 6-phosphofructo-2-kinase/fructose-2,6-bisphosphatase 1 isoform X1, whose amino-acid sequence MALTVNTEQKKLTQTPLLKIWVPWMGCSLNRRRGSSVPQFCNSPTMIVMVGLPARGKTYISKKLTRYLNWIGVPTKMFNVGQYRREAVKIYKNFEFFKPDNEEAMKIRKACATAALKDVAAYFSKEQGQVAVFDATNTTRERRAIILSYANERGYKVFFVESICDDPEIIAENIKQVKFGSPDYVDRDVDEALEDFSRRIECYRASYMPIDDEEDRKLSYIKIFDVGSRYLVNRVQDHIQSRIVYYLMNIHVTPRSIYLSRHGESELNLLGRIGGDSGLSPRGQKYANALATFIRGQNIRELKVWTSHMKRTIQTAEALGVQYEQWKALNEIDAGVCEELTYEEIQENFPEEFALRDQDKYRYRYPKGESYEDLVHRLEPVIMELERQENVLVVCHQAIFRCLLAYFLDKPADELPYLRCPLHTALKLTPVAYGCKVESFFLNIEAVNTHRERPLNVDINRNPEEALLTVPEHVI is encoded by the exons ATGGCTCTCACCGTTAACACAGAGCAGAAAAAACTCACCCAGACTCCTCTGCTCAAGATCTGGGTGCCATGGATGGGCTGCAGCTTGAACCGCAGGAGAGGAT CCTCGGTGCCTCAGTTCTGTAATTCTCCCACGATGATTGTGATGGTGGGGTTGCCAGCCAGAGGAAAGACGTACATCTCCAAGAAGCTCACACGCTACCTAAACTGGATCGGAGTGCCTACCAAAA TGTTTAACGTGGGCCAGTATCGCAGAGAAGCTGTTAAGATCTATAAGAACTTTGAGTTCTTTAAACCTGACAACGAGGAGGCCATGAAGATCCGCAA GGCCTGTGCAACAGCTGCCCTGAAGGACGTCGCTGCCTACTTCTCAAAAGAACAGGGACAAGTAGCC GTATTTGATGCTACCAACACCacgagggagaggagggcaATCATCCTTAGTTATGCAAACGAGAGGGGCTACAAA GTGTTCTTTGTGGAGTCGATCTGCGATGACCCAGAAATCATTGCAGAGAATATTAAG CAAGTAAAGTTCGGGAGTCCAGATTACGTGGATCGTGACGTAGACGAGGCGTTGGAAGATTTCAGCCGGCGCATCGAGTGTTACAGGGCCAGCTACATGCCGAtagacgacgaggaggacag GAAGCTCTCCTACATCAAGATCTTCGACGTAGGCAGCAGATATCTGGTGAACCGGGTCCAGGACCACATTCAAAGCAGGATAGTCTACTACCTCATGAACATCCACGTCACACCGAGGTCCATCTACCTGAGCCGCCACGGAGAGAGCGAACTCAACCTGTTGGGGCGCATCGGTGGAGATTCAGGCCTCTCCCCGAGGGGACAGAAG TATGCCAATGCCTTGGCGACCTTCATCAGAGGTCAGAATATCCGCGAGCTGAAGGTGTGGACGAGCCACATGAAGAGGACCATCCAGACTGCAGAAGCTCTGGGAGTCCAGTACGAACAGTGGAAGGCCCTCAATGAGATAGACGCT ggtgtgtgtgaggaacTGACCTACGAAGAGATCCAGGAGAACTTTCCCGAAGAGTTTGCACTAAGAGACCAGGACAAGTATCGTTATCGTTACCCAAAGGGCGAG TCCTATGAAGACCTTGTCCATCGTCTAGAGCCTGTGATCATGGAGCTGGAGAGGCAGGAAAACGTTCTGGTTGTCTGCCACCAAGCCATCTTTCGCTGCCTGCTGGCCTACTTTCTGGACAAACCAGCAG atGAGCTGCCTTATCTCAGATGCCCTCTTCACACAGCGCTCAAACTCACACCCGTAGCTTACG GATGCAAAGTTGAGTCTTTTTTCCTCAATATCGAAgcggtaaacacacacagagaaaggccACTG
- the pfkfb1 gene encoding 6-phosphofructo-2-kinase/fructose-2,6-bisphosphatase 1 isoform X3 has product MEFPQQEYLRRRRCDSAASVPQFCNSPTMIVMVGLPARGKTYISKKLTRYLNWIGVPTKMFNVGQYRREAVKIYKNFEFFKPDNEEAMKIRKACATAALKDVAAYFSKEQGQVAVFDATNTTRERRAIILSYANERGYKVFFVESICDDPEIIAENIKQVKFGSPDYVDRDVDEALEDFSRRIECYRASYMPIDDEEDRKLSYIKIFDVGSRYLVNRVQDHIQSRIVYYLMNIHVTPRSIYLSRHGESELNLLGRIGGDSGLSPRGQKYANALATFIRGQNIRELKVWTSHMKRTIQTAEALGVQYEQWKALNEIDAGVCEELTYEEIQENFPEEFALRDQDKYRYRYPKGESYEDLVHRLEPVIMELERQENVLVVCHQAIFRCLLAYFLDKPADELPYLRCPLHTALKLTPVAYGCKVESFFLNIEAVNTHRERPLNVDINRNPEEALLTVPEHV; this is encoded by the exons ATGGAGTTTCCCCAGCAGGAATATTTGAGGCGCCGCAGGTGTGACAGCGCAG CCTCGGTGCCTCAGTTCTGTAATTCTCCCACGATGATTGTGATGGTGGGGTTGCCAGCCAGAGGAAAGACGTACATCTCCAAGAAGCTCACACGCTACCTAAACTGGATCGGAGTGCCTACCAAAA TGTTTAACGTGGGCCAGTATCGCAGAGAAGCTGTTAAGATCTATAAGAACTTTGAGTTCTTTAAACCTGACAACGAGGAGGCCATGAAGATCCGCAA GGCCTGTGCAACAGCTGCCCTGAAGGACGTCGCTGCCTACTTCTCAAAAGAACAGGGACAAGTAGCC GTATTTGATGCTACCAACACCacgagggagaggagggcaATCATCCTTAGTTATGCAAACGAGAGGGGCTACAAA GTGTTCTTTGTGGAGTCGATCTGCGATGACCCAGAAATCATTGCAGAGAATATTAAG CAAGTAAAGTTCGGGAGTCCAGATTACGTGGATCGTGACGTAGACGAGGCGTTGGAAGATTTCAGCCGGCGCATCGAGTGTTACAGGGCCAGCTACATGCCGAtagacgacgaggaggacag GAAGCTCTCCTACATCAAGATCTTCGACGTAGGCAGCAGATATCTGGTGAACCGGGTCCAGGACCACATTCAAAGCAGGATAGTCTACTACCTCATGAACATCCACGTCACACCGAGGTCCATCTACCTGAGCCGCCACGGAGAGAGCGAACTCAACCTGTTGGGGCGCATCGGTGGAGATTCAGGCCTCTCCCCGAGGGGACAGAAG TATGCCAATGCCTTGGCGACCTTCATCAGAGGTCAGAATATCCGCGAGCTGAAGGTGTGGACGAGCCACATGAAGAGGACCATCCAGACTGCAGAAGCTCTGGGAGTCCAGTACGAACAGTGGAAGGCCCTCAATGAGATAGACGCT ggtgtgtgtgaggaacTGACCTACGAAGAGATCCAGGAGAACTTTCCCGAAGAGTTTGCACTAAGAGACCAGGACAAGTATCGTTATCGTTACCCAAAGGGCGAG TCCTATGAAGACCTTGTCCATCGTCTAGAGCCTGTGATCATGGAGCTGGAGAGGCAGGAAAACGTTCTGGTTGTCTGCCACCAAGCCATCTTTCGCTGCCTGCTGGCCTACTTTCTGGACAAACCAGCAG atGAGCTGCCTTATCTCAGATGCCCTCTTCACACAGCGCTCAAACTCACACCCGTAGCTTACG GATGCAAAGTTGAGTCTTTTTTCCTCAATATCGAAgcggtaaacacacacagagaaaggccACTG